A genomic region of Leptospira mtsangambouensis contains the following coding sequences:
- the mutL gene encoding DNA mismatch repair endonuclease MutL, protein MGIIHSLSADLINQIAAGEVIESTHSILKELIENSIDAGATKIEIATDSAGFGRILVSDNGHGIQKEDLPLAIKRYATSKIQDFHDLEHLFTFGFRGEALASIASVSRMVLESGTEGNRTAYRVIVDEGKIVKEEEIPFFIGTKIEIKDLFYNTPVRRKFLKTETGEEKKNRARVQTMAVSEPKIGFRYLQNGKEVLNVVPEDGLERVLSVYGENLRDHLLPVNSSRNGMTLRGWISHPDFYKSSRTGQFFFVNNRSVELKFSAQILKRCYGELLPSGAFPYAYLFFDLPREFVDVNVHPQKKEVRFLSEETITGILFQGITEVLRTSTPVEFLEMRRRLSMPIPYENRGGESSFGSGFGGPGFGFGTGQGMFGNLQTEGESLIGPSSIEGRQGFSLEGIGAGTNLHLLGENLTKHNLFVPKKHYGVLFETFILAEAEDGLYIIDQHTAHERIRYEEVLRDLKSKAYKSQSLLTPIRLELTKEEAEEMLEEKHRFAELGITLEPFSGGTILIREVPSYIDPGKETETILDLWERFKQKDPEDKELYDEMAKCVACRSAIKKGDQVSDPIIGELLQRLSYCENPSLCPHGRPTLIKLTRKDLETMFHRI, encoded by the coding sequence ATGGGCATCATTCATTCACTCTCGGCGGACTTAATCAACCAAATTGCCGCCGGTGAGGTGATTGAGTCTACACATTCCATTCTGAAAGAACTCATCGAAAATTCCATCGATGCAGGTGCGACCAAAATCGAAATTGCTACCGATTCTGCTGGGTTTGGTCGGATCCTTGTTTCCGACAACGGACATGGAATCCAAAAAGAGGATTTGCCTCTTGCCATCAAACGTTACGCCACTTCTAAAATCCAAGACTTCCATGACTTGGAACATCTTTTCACTTTCGGGTTTCGCGGGGAAGCTCTGGCGTCAATTGCCTCTGTATCGCGGATGGTTTTGGAATCGGGAACAGAGGGAAATCGTACCGCTTACCGTGTGATAGTCGATGAAGGGAAAATTGTAAAAGAAGAAGAAATTCCTTTTTTTATTGGAACCAAAATTGAAATCAAAGATTTATTTTATAATACACCAGTTAGGCGGAAATTTCTAAAAACCGAAACGGGGGAAGAGAAAAAAAACAGGGCACGCGTCCAAACCATGGCAGTCTCCGAACCAAAAATTGGATTTCGGTATTTGCAGAATGGAAAGGAAGTTTTGAATGTAGTTCCCGAAGACGGCCTCGAACGCGTGTTATCTGTTTACGGCGAAAATCTTCGAGACCATCTTTTGCCAGTGAATTCCAGTCGCAATGGTATGACTCTTCGTGGTTGGATCTCCCATCCTGATTTTTATAAATCATCCCGCACGGGACAATTTTTCTTTGTAAACAACCGTTCTGTGGAATTAAAGTTTTCGGCACAAATTCTCAAACGTTGTTATGGGGAACTCCTTCCGAGTGGTGCCTTTCCTTACGCTTATTTATTTTTTGATCTCCCTCGTGAATTTGTGGATGTGAATGTTCATCCGCAAAAAAAGGAAGTTCGGTTTTTATCGGAAGAAACCATTACGGGAATTCTTTTCCAAGGGATCACTGAAGTTTTACGAACCTCGACACCTGTGGAATTTTTAGAAATGCGCCGAAGGCTTTCCATGCCAATTCCTTATGAAAACCGAGGAGGGGAATCTTCCTTCGGGTCTGGATTCGGTGGCCCTGGTTTTGGGTTTGGTACAGGCCAAGGGATGTTTGGCAATCTCCAAACGGAAGGTGAGTCACTCATTGGTCCAAGTTCCATTGAAGGAAGACAAGGATTTTCTCTAGAAGGAATTGGGGCAGGGACAAACTTACATTTATTAGGTGAGAATCTTACCAAACACAATTTGTTTGTCCCGAAAAAACACTACGGGGTTTTATTTGAGACCTTTATCTTGGCTGAGGCAGAGGATGGACTCTATATCATCGACCAACATACGGCCCATGAAAGGATTCGTTACGAAGAAGTTTTGCGTGACCTAAAGTCCAAAGCCTATAAGTCCCAAAGCCTACTCACTCCGATTCGTTTGGAACTGACCAAAGAAGAAGCCGAAGAGATGTTAGAAGAAAAACATCGGTTTGCAGAACTTGGAATCACTCTCGAACCGTTTTCGGGAGGAACCATTCTCATCCGGGAAGTCCCTTCTTACATTGATCCAGGAAAAGAAACCGAAACCATTTTGGATCTTTGGGAAAGGTTCAAACAAAAAGACCCGGAAGACAAAGAGCTCTACGATGAAATGGCTAAATGTGTGGCTTGTCGTTCGGCCATTAAAAAAGGGGATCAGGTCTCTGACCCCATCATTGGGGAATTGTTACAAAGATTGTCATATTGTGAAAACCCTTCCCTTTGTCCCCACGGTCGGCCCACTCTCATCAAACTCACAAGAAAAGATTTAGAAACCATGTTTCACCGGATCTAG
- a CDS encoding Fur family transcriptional regulator: MKALTKHRELIFNDLKERKDHPTAKMVFESVRGKADKISFATVYNSLEYLVEHKMVNKLNIESDSVRYDAFLDDHSHLLCSDCGKILDVPPLKLSADTDWQSLGFQVKHVDIVVSGTCSSCHS, translated from the coding sequence ATGAAAGCACTCACAAAACACAGAGAACTAATTTTTAATGACCTAAAAGAAAGAAAAGACCACCCCACAGCAAAGATGGTTTTTGAATCCGTTCGGGGAAAAGCTGACAAAATTAGTTTTGCCACCGTTTACAATTCCTTAGAATATTTAGTGGAACACAAGATGGTAAACAAACTCAATATCGAATCGGATTCGGTTCGTTATGATGCCTTTTTGGATGACCACTCTCATTTGCTTTGCAGTGACTGCGGGAAAATTTTGGATGTTCCTCCATTGAAACTCAGTGCAGACACAGATTGGCAAAGTTTGGGTTTTCAGGTGAAACACGTGGACATCGTGGTTTCCGGCACCTGTTCTTCCTGCCATTCTTAG
- a CDS encoding flavin reductase family protein, translating into MPASIDQFKSSLSRWASGVCVITYESTEKKGGITVSSFSSVSLEPPLVLFCLAKDSSAKEPIEKAGNFVVNILSSEQKQISADFASGSLDKAVVLEGLKPGTLSTGAPVLPDSLASLDCTVNQTIDAGDHWIFIGLVEAVVTRDGSPLLYFNRNYRELV; encoded by the coding sequence ATGCCCGCATCCATCGACCAGTTTAAATCTTCACTTTCGCGTTGGGCCAGTGGAGTTTGTGTGATCACTTATGAATCCACAGAGAAAAAAGGAGGGATCACTGTTTCTAGTTTTTCTTCCGTTTCCCTCGAACCGCCGTTAGTTTTATTCTGTTTGGCCAAAGATTCCAGTGCCAAAGAACCTATCGAAAAAGCAGGAAACTTCGTGGTGAATATTCTTTCTTCCGAACAAAAACAAATTTCCGCTGATTTTGCTTCTGGTTCCCTGGACAAAGCGGTTGTTTTGGAAGGACTAAAACCAGGAACCCTCTCCACCGGAGCCCCAGTTTTACCGGATTCGTTGGCCTCACTTGACTGCACAGTGAACCAAACCATCGATGCTGGGGACCACTGGATTTTCATTGGTCTTGTGGAAGCAGTAGTGACGAGAGATGGATCTCCCCTCCTCTATTTCAATCGCAATTATAGGGAACTTGTTTAA
- the purL gene encoding phosphoribosylformylglycinamidine synthase subunit PurL → MEKEKVSLEDAKEHGLTETEFVEIQKILGRMPNSTELGIFSAMWSEHCSYKNSILKLKTLPTKSEKLLAQAGEENAGAMDIGDGLAVVFKIESHNHPTAVEPYQGAATGVGGIMRDIFTMGARPITSLNSLRFGDPKEPRNKYLLTRAVKGIGDYGNSLGIAVGGGELFIHPTFTKNPLVNAMTVGIARHDQMASASTKGMVGNKVYIVGATTGRDGIHGASFASKDLTKESEEKRSAVQVGDPFMEKLLMEASLEAIQKNLLVGIQDMGAAGISCATSEMSAKGKTGMDVDLDKVPLRESDMNAYEIMLSESQERMLVIPETGKEEELVSIFHKWGLNAVEIGTVTGDGILRIRKDGKLKAEIPADSLVLGGGAPRYVREEKRPTYLDEVTKFDPNKINDLSKDTVSQTLNTLLASLNISSRRPLYEQYDTEVGLVKVVEPGEDGGLVRIPGTKKGIAVATDCNSRYTFLNPYEGAQIAVCESARNVASTGAEPYGVTNNLNFGNPYIPENYYIFSECVRGLGDACRFLGLPVTGGNVSFYNESPEGPVFPTPTIGMVGVIDDVAKGLHTYPRTENEVLYALVGEFQPTISASEYLYRFHGLDTGKIPTVSLVKEKANIDTLISCRKEGLLTSAKDLSLGGLLVALAKIVISGNKGLEVNLEELQKRFKRLDELCFGETGASFVVSFLPADEEKIKAKYSQAGLGFTTLGKSNSKSSLSVKGNGFQWEWTSKSLETEFESGLKAYFE, encoded by the coding sequence ATGGAAAAAGAGAAAGTTAGTCTGGAAGATGCGAAAGAACACGGACTTACGGAAACTGAATTTGTAGAGATCCAAAAGATCTTAGGAAGAATGCCCAACTCCACAGAGCTTGGAATCTTCTCCGCCATGTGGTCGGAACACTGCTCTTATAAAAATTCAATTTTAAAATTAAAAACCCTTCCCACTAAGTCGGAAAAACTCCTCGCCCAAGCGGGGGAAGAAAATGCGGGAGCCATGGACATCGGGGATGGACTTGCGGTAGTCTTCAAAATCGAAAGTCATAACCACCCAACGGCCGTAGAACCTTACCAAGGTGCCGCCACTGGTGTTGGTGGGATCATGCGAGATATTTTTACAATGGGAGCTCGTCCCATCACTTCTCTCAACTCACTTAGGTTTGGTGACCCGAAAGAACCACGTAACAAGTATTTACTCACACGTGCCGTCAAAGGAATCGGTGACTATGGCAACTCTCTAGGGATTGCTGTGGGTGGTGGGGAACTATTCATCCATCCTACATTTACGAAAAATCCACTGGTGAATGCCATGACTGTGGGAATTGCTCGTCACGACCAAATGGCTTCTGCCTCTACCAAAGGAATGGTAGGAAATAAAGTTTATATCGTAGGTGCCACAACAGGACGCGATGGAATCCACGGTGCCAGTTTTGCCTCAAAAGACCTCACCAAAGAATCGGAAGAAAAAAGATCCGCAGTACAAGTCGGTGATCCCTTTATGGAAAAACTTCTGATGGAAGCATCCCTCGAAGCCATCCAAAAGAACCTCCTTGTGGGAATCCAAGATATGGGAGCAGCTGGAATTTCTTGTGCGACTTCGGAGATGAGTGCCAAAGGTAAAACCGGAATGGATGTGGACTTAGACAAAGTCCCTCTCCGTGAATCGGATATGAACGCTTATGAAATTATGTTATCCGAATCCCAAGAGCGAATGCTTGTCATTCCGGAAACAGGAAAGGAAGAAGAACTTGTTTCTATCTTTCACAAATGGGGACTGAACGCCGTAGAGATCGGAACAGTTACCGGTGATGGGATCCTTCGCATCCGAAAAGATGGAAAACTCAAAGCCGAAATCCCTGCGGACTCACTGGTCCTTGGTGGTGGTGCTCCGCGTTACGTGAGAGAAGAAAAAAGACCGACTTACCTCGATGAGGTGACAAAGTTTGATCCAAACAAAATTAATGACTTATCCAAAGACACTGTTTCCCAAACTCTAAACACCCTCCTTGCTTCTTTAAATATCAGTTCGAGACGACCTCTCTATGAACAGTATGATACGGAAGTAGGACTTGTGAAAGTGGTAGAACCTGGTGAAGACGGAGGCCTTGTACGCATCCCTGGAACTAAAAAAGGAATTGCTGTCGCAACAGACTGTAACTCGCGTTACACCTTCCTAAACCCTTACGAAGGGGCTCAAATTGCCGTTTGTGAATCGGCAAGAAACGTAGCCTCTACGGGTGCAGAACCTTACGGGGTCACAAACAACCTAAACTTCGGAAATCCATACATCCCTGAAAACTATTATATCTTTAGCGAATGTGTGAGAGGACTTGGGGATGCATGTCGTTTCCTTGGACTTCCCGTCACTGGTGGAAACGTATCCTTCTACAATGAATCGCCGGAAGGGCCTGTGTTCCCAACACCTACCATTGGTATGGTGGGAGTGATCGATGATGTAGCAAAAGGACTTCATACCTACCCTCGCACAGAAAATGAAGTTTTGTATGCCCTTGTGGGAGAATTCCAACCTACGATCTCCGCTTCCGAATACCTTTACCGGTTTCATGGCCTTGATACAGGTAAAATTCCAACTGTTTCTCTTGTTAAAGAAAAAGCAAACATTGACACACTCATCTCTTGTCGCAAAGAAGGACTTCTCACTTCCGCCAAAGATCTGTCACTCGGTGGCCTTCTTGTGGCACTGGCAAAAATTGTGATTTCTGGAAATAAAGGGTTGGAAGTAAACCTAGAAGAACTTCAAAAAAGATTCAAACGTCTCGACGAACTTTGTTTTGGTGAAACGGGAGCATCCTTTGTTGTCAGTTTCCTTCCTGCAGACGAAGAAAAAATCAAAGCAAAATACAGCCAAGCGGGACTTGGTTTTACAACTTTAGGTAAATCCAATTCCAAATCCTCCCTTTCTGTCAAAGGAAACGGATTCCAATGGGAATGGACTTCCAAATCTTTAGAAACAGAATTTGAATCCGGCTTGAAAGCTTATTTCGAATAG